A window of the Isosphaera pallida ATCC 43644 genome harbors these coding sequences:
- a CDS encoding glycosyltransferase, giving the protein MIDGNLVLGLVAAIAVVTSLAGSAALLWVTRPGRGRSLPDYTPPVTILKPLKGIDEGLEENLRSFFQLDYPRYQLLFGVADPDDPAAAVVERLIAEYPYHDAKLVRGAPRLGFNPKVENLASMDRFRKYDYLLISDSNVRVKPSYLRETTAYLADSRVGLVSNIFAGVGETSAGGALENLQLNGFIAGGVALAEVVGQTCVVGKSMLMPGRVLEEIGGFRAVRHLLAEDQAIGVKVRKAGYRIALSHHVIDNVNHDRGLRWFLNRHSRWYKIRRRMAPGFFLLEPLSNLSLIGVVWALSDDTGIAWGGLVVLVGLGIARDALQSRWLRGVFPRARHLLLCPVKDLFLVPVWFDALVNNRVHWRGHKMLVGRWTRLSGVTYRRLRRARRQAARVQRRARRHASPPPITVAEQHAVSTGD; this is encoded by the coding sequence ATGATCGACGGGAACCTGGTATTGGGGCTGGTGGCGGCAATCGCGGTGGTCACCAGCTTGGCTGGAAGCGCCGCCCTTTTGTGGGTCACTCGGCCCGGACGAGGACGGTCCCTGCCCGACTACACCCCACCGGTCACCATCCTCAAACCACTCAAGGGAATCGACGAAGGGCTCGAGGAGAACCTTCGTAGCTTTTTCCAACTCGACTATCCACGCTATCAACTCCTTTTCGGCGTGGCCGACCCGGACGATCCCGCCGCCGCCGTTGTCGAACGTCTGATCGCCGAATACCCCTACCACGACGCCAAGCTCGTGCGGGGCGCTCCACGCTTGGGATTCAACCCCAAGGTCGAAAACCTCGCATCGATGGATCGTTTTCGCAAATACGATTATCTGCTAATCAGTGACTCCAATGTGCGGGTCAAACCCTCCTACCTGCGCGAGACGACAGCCTACCTAGCCGATTCCCGCGTCGGACTCGTCTCGAACATTTTCGCGGGGGTCGGCGAGACCAGCGCGGGGGGCGCGTTAGAGAATCTGCAGCTCAACGGCTTCATTGCCGGCGGCGTGGCGTTGGCGGAAGTGGTGGGGCAAACCTGCGTGGTGGGCAAGTCGATGCTCATGCCGGGTCGGGTTCTGGAAGAGATCGGCGGATTTCGAGCGGTGCGGCATCTGTTGGCCGAGGATCAGGCAATCGGGGTCAAGGTCCGCAAGGCGGGCTATCGCATCGCGCTGAGCCATCACGTCATCGACAATGTCAACCACGACCGCGGATTGCGCTGGTTCCTCAACCGTCACTCGCGTTGGTACAAGATTCGCCGTCGCATGGCCCCTGGCTTCTTTCTGCTGGAACCGCTTTCCAACCTGAGCCTTATTGGGGTGGTCTGGGCGTTGTCGGACGACACCGGGATCGCCTGGGGCGGGTTAGTGGTGCTGGTGGGTCTGGGCATCGCCCGCGACGCCTTGCAATCCCGCTGGTTGCGCGGCGTGTTCCCCCGCGCCCGTCACCTTCTGCTCTGTCCGGTCAAGGATCTGTTCCTAGTGCCGGTTTGGTTCGACGCCTTAGTGAACAACCGAGTCCATTGGCGGGGTCACAAAATGTTGGTGGGCCGCTGGACCCGACTCTCAGGCGTGACGTATCGTCGTCTCAGACGAGCCCGCCGCCAGGCCGCCCGCGTGCAGCGCCGGGCTCGTCGGCACGCCTCGCCCCCACCGATCACAGTGGCCGAGCAACACGCCGTCTCCACAGGGGACTAG
- the lon gene encoding endopeptidase La: MKRSKPSGSPASTPAKNAASDVADVPSSGDSNDDARKPRSARIVTWDEMVALLRADSRHGSGSEERGGRPQTGSETRSPSSPSSQPRDSKTNSPTKSKGRSNSNKTREDDSQDPPIPLIPLPLLALGREVIFPQMMAPLVIDRRAGIQLIDRIYPSEPRVVLATQRNPEEENPGTEGFHPFVCLGTILKMLKFPDGSTRVVCQGEFRGRLIKVFDSNGLPHALVEPLLSHAEPGVELDAVVHAVNQLFSQIVEKSPLISEEFQVNILNANDPSVLADLLAANLNLSVEDRIELLGTTDVVDRLKKLVGHLTRQLDVLELSSKLHAQVGSEMNRVQREHFLRQQIRIIQEELGESDKENTEVEELWNKLEKAKPPKEVLVECKRDLDRLANMHPSSAEHSIVRTHLDWIASLPWSKSTRDRLNLKVARRILDADHYNLEKVKQRILEYLAVRKLCKSLKGPILCLVGPPGTGKTSLGKSIARTLGREFVRISLGGVHDEAEIRGHRRTYVAAMPGRIIQGLRKCGTNNPVMMLDEVDKLSHDFRGDPAAALLEVLDPEQNKTFRDHYLDHDFDLSKILFLATANALETIPHALRDRMEVLELPGYSEEEKLLIAHRYLIPKQLAEHGLAPRDVKFPDDTVRKVIVDYTREAGLRNLERELAAICRKVAVKHAEGDTRNLTITPANVTEWLGPPKFFREAADQKPTPGLSTGLAWTPSGGEILFIEATANPGKGSLTLTGLLGDSMRESAQAAMSYLKSHAASLAIDPNRFDKADVHIHVPAGAVPKDGPSAGVAIVAALVSLWREMPIRPGLAMTGEVTLTGRVLPVGGVREKVLAARRSGVREVILPIRNEKDLTELPPEVRQDLVIHLVAHLDEVLPRLFESDRATQHDNHAASPERARLERSTRSRGRVTPHPLPTAAPVRSR, from the coding sequence ATGAAACGTTCCAAGCCGTCGGGTTCGCCTGCGTCCACTCCCGCCAAGAACGCCGCGTCCGATGTCGCCGACGTCCCTTCGTCCGGTGACTCGAACGACGATGCGCGGAAGCCACGGTCGGCCCGGATCGTGACGTGGGACGAGATGGTGGCCTTGCTGCGAGCCGATTCACGTCACGGCTCCGGCTCCGAGGAACGCGGGGGACGTCCGCAAACCGGTTCCGAAACCCGTTCCCCATCTTCCCCCTCTTCCCAACCGCGTGACAGCAAGACCAACAGCCCCACGAAGTCCAAAGGACGGTCCAATTCCAACAAGACCCGCGAGGACGATTCCCAAGACCCGCCGATCCCACTCATTCCGCTGCCGCTTCTTGCCTTGGGCCGCGAGGTCATCTTCCCTCAGATGATGGCCCCGCTGGTCATCGATCGTCGCGCCGGCATTCAACTGATCGATCGGATCTATCCGAGCGAGCCCCGGGTCGTTCTGGCAACCCAACGCAACCCCGAGGAGGAGAACCCCGGTACCGAGGGCTTTCATCCCTTCGTGTGCCTGGGCACGATCCTCAAGATGCTCAAGTTTCCCGACGGCTCGACTCGGGTGGTCTGCCAGGGGGAATTTCGCGGCCGGCTGATCAAGGTGTTCGACTCCAACGGCCTGCCGCACGCCCTGGTCGAACCGCTGCTCAGCCACGCCGAGCCCGGGGTGGAGCTCGACGCGGTGGTTCACGCGGTCAACCAACTCTTCAGCCAGATCGTCGAGAAGTCGCCGCTCATCTCGGAAGAGTTTCAGGTCAACATCCTCAACGCCAACGACCCCTCGGTGCTGGCCGACCTGCTGGCCGCTAACCTCAACCTCAGCGTCGAGGACCGGATCGAACTGCTGGGCACGACCGACGTGGTGGATCGGCTCAAGAAGCTGGTGGGACACCTCACCCGCCAACTTGATGTGCTGGAACTCTCCTCCAAGCTCCACGCCCAGGTTGGTTCAGAGATGAACCGGGTTCAGCGCGAGCATTTCCTCCGTCAGCAAATCCGCATCATCCAGGAGGAACTTGGCGAATCGGACAAGGAGAACACCGAGGTCGAGGAACTCTGGAACAAACTCGAAAAGGCCAAACCGCCTAAGGAGGTTCTGGTCGAATGCAAACGGGACCTGGACCGCCTGGCCAATATGCACCCCAGTTCGGCGGAACACTCGATCGTCCGCACCCACCTCGACTGGATCGCCTCCCTGCCTTGGAGCAAAAGCACCCGCGACCGGCTCAACCTCAAAGTCGCCCGCAGAATTCTGGACGCCGACCACTACAACCTGGAGAAGGTCAAGCAACGAATCTTGGAGTATCTAGCCGTCCGCAAGCTCTGCAAGAGCCTCAAAGGGCCGATCCTCTGCCTGGTCGGGCCGCCGGGGACCGGTAAGACCTCGCTGGGCAAGTCGATCGCCCGCACCCTGGGCCGCGAGTTCGTGCGCATCAGTCTGGGCGGCGTTCACGACGAGGCGGAAATTCGCGGACACCGCCGAACCTATGTGGCCGCCATGCCCGGACGGATCATTCAAGGTCTGCGCAAGTGCGGCACCAACAACCCAGTGATGATGCTCGACGAAGTGGACAAACTCAGCCACGACTTCCGAGGCGACCCCGCCGCAGCGCTGCTGGAGGTCCTCGACCCCGAGCAAAACAAAACCTTCCGCGACCATTACCTCGACCACGATTTCGACCTCTCCAAAATCCTGTTCCTGGCCACTGCCAACGCTCTGGAAACCATCCCCCATGCGCTGAGGGACCGCATGGAGGTGCTGGAACTGCCCGGCTACAGCGAGGAAGAGAAACTGCTCATCGCGCACAGATATCTTATTCCCAAGCAATTGGCCGAGCATGGATTGGCCCCGCGCGACGTCAAATTCCCGGACGACACCGTGCGTAAGGTGATCGTGGACTACACCCGCGAGGCTGGGCTGCGCAACCTGGAACGGGAACTGGCCGCGATTTGCCGCAAGGTGGCCGTCAAGCACGCCGAGGGGGACACCCGCAATTTGACGATCACCCCCGCCAACGTGACCGAGTGGTTGGGGCCGCCCAAGTTCTTCCGCGAGGCGGCCGACCAAAAACCGACCCCTGGGCTTTCGACCGGCTTGGCCTGGACCCCCTCTGGTGGCGAGATTCTCTTCATCGAAGCCACCGCCAATCCCGGCAAGGGGTCGCTGACCCTCACCGGGCTGCTAGGCGACTCGATGCGCGAAAGCGCCCAGGCGGCCATGAGCTACCTTAAGAGCCACGCCGCCTCATTGGCCATCGACCCCAATCGGTTTGACAAGGCCGACGTTCATATTCACGTGCCCGCCGGCGCGGTCCCCAAGGATGGTCCCTCCGCGGGGGTCGCCATCGTCGCGGCCCTGGTGAGCCTCTGGCGTGAGATGCCGATTCGTCCAGGTCTGGCGATGACCGGCGAAGTGACCCTCACCGGACGAGTCTTGCCGGTCGGCGGAGTCCGGGAAAAGGTGCTGGCCGCCCGCCGTAGCGGAGTCCGCGAGGTCATTCTACCGATTCGCAATGAGAAGGACTTGACCGAACTGCCTCCCGAGGTTCGCCAAGACCTGGTTATCCATCTGGTGGCTCATCTCGACGAGGTTCTTCCACGCCTGTTCGAATCCGACCGCGCGACCCAACACGACAACCACGCCGCGTCTCCGGAACGCGCCCGCCTCGAACGTTCAACACGCTCCCGCGGCCGCGTCACGCCCCACCCCTTACCCACCGCCGCGCCTGTCCGATCCCGCTGA
- a CDS encoding aldo/keto reductase, whose amino-acid sequence MTPRSSCAGSLSRRDFLTRTSVTASLAVAGLGVMGMTPSAARRMALPTSASDRVTLGRTGITCSVVGMGTGSVGVGQASNQTRLGVAGFTKVARHALDRGLNLFDVADQYGSHTYLRAALKGVPRESYVVQTKTHATTYANAKSHVERYLMELGVDYLDTLLLHCMTKESWIADHEGARDYLSEAKEKGLIRAHGVSCHGIEPLRVAARDPWVEVDLARINPEGQIMDADVPTVVSELEVMHHAGKGVIGMKILAEGRIKDAAAKDASLKFVLGLGTVNAFVVGFESTEQIDDLVGRVDRILTELKGA is encoded by the coding sequence ATGACCCCGCGTTCCTCCTGCGCTGGTTCTCTGAGCCGCCGTGATTTTCTGACTCGGACCAGCGTCACGGCCAGCCTGGCGGTCGCGGGTCTGGGCGTGATGGGCATGACCCCGTCCGCCGCCCGCCGCATGGCCTTGCCCACTTCGGCGTCCGATCGGGTGACGTTGGGACGCACGGGGATCACCTGTTCGGTGGTGGGGATGGGGACCGGTTCGGTAGGGGTGGGGCAAGCTTCCAACCAGACCCGTTTGGGGGTCGCGGGGTTCACCAAGGTGGCGCGTCACGCTCTGGACCGGGGCTTGAATCTCTTCGACGTAGCCGACCAGTACGGTTCGCACACCTATCTTCGGGCCGCCCTCAAAGGGGTGCCCCGCGAGTCCTACGTGGTGCAGACCAAAACCCACGCGACCACCTACGCTAACGCCAAGAGTCACGTCGAACGCTACCTCATGGAACTGGGGGTCGATTACCTCGACACCCTGCTGCTCCACTGCATGACCAAGGAAAGCTGGATCGCCGACCACGAAGGGGCCCGCGACTATCTCTCCGAGGCCAAGGAGAAGGGTCTGATTCGCGCTCACGGCGTGTCCTGCCACGGCATTGAACCGCTTCGCGTTGCCGCGCGTGATCCTTGGGTCGAAGTCGATCTCGCCCGGATCAACCCCGAAGGCCAGATCATGGACGCCGACGTCCCGACGGTCGTCTCCGAACTGGAGGTGATGCACCACGCCGGCAAGGGAGTCATCGGCATGAAGATCCTGGCCGAAGGACGCATCAAGGACGCCGCCGCCAAGGACGCTTCGCTCAAGTTTGTGCTGGGTCTGGGCACCGTCAATGCCTTCGTCGTCGGCTTCGAATCGACTGAACAAATCGATGACCTGGTCGGCCGCGTCGATCGCATCCTGACCGAACTCAAAGGCGCGTGA
- a CDS encoding carbon starvation CstA family protein translates to MPTWLNGLPAMPLMLGVLAVLAIAYRYYSAFLAARVAALDDTRITPAHRFNDGRNFHPTHKWVLFGHHFAAISGAGPLIGPVLALQFGYLPGLIWLVIGVCLAGAVQDMMVMFASVRRGGKSLAGIAREELGPTAGTAASLAILYIIIIALAGLGIVVVKALAGETIPYGSTNPARPAILIPPPDAPVSRTLDVKTGLTTYNVPPGSIYHFGPSPEDQLRFEEPFQLVYPTAQPLQRRPAEEGGGYLLPPTAKRIVSGSSWGTFTIAATIPIALFVGMYMNKLRPGKVVEASLIGAALVLGATFAGAWIPGSPLERLFDLTREEIILAMGVYGFVAAVLPVWLLLGPRDYLSTFLKIGTIVLLVVGVLLANPTIQAPAINPVFLQGGGPYFNGPVFPYVFICIMCGAISGFHALVASGTTPKMIDRESHIRPIGYGAMLMEGLVGVVALIAAASMPNKMYYDINIDLARKPDFVNQLRLIEQDGHGHAVGDPAAAAAARRAQEARGDELVAIERQVGEQLHGRTGGAVTLAVGMARIFEDAMPFFKGMLSYWYHFAIMFEALFILTTIDAGTRIGRFLLQENLGKIYRPFANLEWRPGAWLATGLVVGGWCYFIATGTVDTIWPMFGLANQLLALIALAVVSAVLISEGKLKYVWVTMLPLTFVGITTSTAAAYEIRRFYAMMYLVEPAKRWGEFKGWLNIGLTFFLIVCAAIVLVAATRRWLDAYDTHARARRAKA, encoded by the coding sequence ATGCCGACCTGGTTGAACGGTCTGCCGGCAATGCCGTTGATGTTGGGTGTGTTGGCGGTGTTGGCGATCGCCTATCGGTATTACTCGGCGTTCCTCGCTGCGCGGGTCGCGGCGTTAGACGATACTCGGATCACCCCAGCCCACCGGTTCAACGATGGTCGCAACTTCCACCCCACGCACAAGTGGGTGCTGTTTGGTCATCACTTCGCGGCGATCTCTGGGGCCGGTCCGCTGATTGGTCCGGTCTTGGCGTTGCAGTTTGGGTACTTACCGGGCTTGATCTGGCTGGTGATTGGCGTTTGTCTGGCCGGCGCGGTGCAGGACATGATGGTGATGTTCGCCTCGGTGCGTCGGGGTGGTAAAAGTCTGGCCGGGATCGCCCGTGAGGAGTTAGGGCCGACCGCCGGAACCGCCGCTTCGCTGGCGATTCTTTACATTATCATCATCGCGTTAGCCGGTTTGGGCATCGTGGTCGTCAAAGCGCTCGCGGGAGAGACAATTCCCTACGGCTCGACCAACCCCGCGCGGCCCGCGATCCTGATTCCACCGCCGGATGCGCCAGTGAGTCGCACCTTGGATGTCAAGACCGGCCTGACCACCTACAACGTGCCGCCCGGCTCCATCTATCACTTTGGCCCGTCCCCTGAGGACCAATTGCGGTTCGAGGAGCCGTTTCAGCTGGTTTACCCAACCGCGCAACCGCTGCAACGCCGTCCCGCCGAGGAGGGGGGCGGCTACCTTTTGCCCCCGACTGCCAAGCGAATCGTTTCGGGCAGTTCCTGGGGCACCTTCACCATCGCCGCCACCATCCCCATCGCCTTGTTTGTGGGGATGTATATGAACAAGCTCCGTCCCGGCAAGGTGGTCGAAGCCTCGCTCATCGGCGCGGCGCTGGTGTTGGGGGCGACCTTCGCCGGGGCGTGGATTCCCGGCTCGCCGCTAGAACGTCTCTTCGACCTGACCCGCGAGGAGATCATCCTGGCAATGGGGGTCTACGGCTTCGTGGCGGCGGTGCTGCCGGTTTGGCTGTTACTAGGGCCACGCGACTACCTCTCCACCTTCCTCAAAATCGGCACCATCGTGCTGCTGGTCGTCGGAGTACTGCTGGCCAATCCCACCATCCAAGCCCCCGCCATCAACCCCGTCTTCCTCCAGGGCGGTGGACCCTATTTCAATGGCCCGGTGTTTCCTTATGTCTTCATCTGCATTATGTGCGGGGCGATCTCCGGTTTCCACGCCCTGGTCGCCTCCGGCACCACGCCCAAGATGATCGACCGCGAAAGTCACATTCGACCCATCGGCTACGGTGCCATGCTGATGGAAGGGTTGGTCGGCGTCGTGGCGCTGATCGCCGCAGCGTCGATGCCTAACAAGATGTATTACGATATCAACATTGATCTTGCTCGCAAACCCGATTTCGTCAACCAATTGCGGCTTATCGAGCAGGACGGTCACGGCCACGCCGTTGGTGATCCCGCTGCGGCGGCCGCCGCCCGCAGGGCGCAAGAGGCTCGGGGGGACGAACTCGTGGCCATCGAGCGCCAGGTTGGCGAGCAGCTTCACGGACGCACCGGGGGCGCGGTGACTTTGGCCGTAGGCATGGCTCGGATCTTCGAAGACGCAATGCCGTTTTTCAAGGGAATGCTGAGCTACTGGTATCACTTTGCCATCATGTTCGAGGCGCTGTTCATTCTCACCACCATCGACGCTGGAACCCGGATCGGGCGATTTCTGTTGCAGGAGAACCTGGGCAAGATCTATCGCCCCTTCGCCAATTTGGAGTGGCGTCCCGGCGCGTGGTTGGCGACCGGTTTGGTCGTGGGCGGGTGGTGCTACTTTATCGCCACCGGCACGGTGGACACGATTTGGCCGATGTTCGGCCTGGCCAACCAGTTGTTGGCGCTGATTGCGCTGGCGGTTGTGTCCGCCGTGTTGATCTCGGAAGGCAAGCTCAAATACGTCTGGGTGACGATGCTGCCTCTGACGTTCGTGGGGATCACCACCTCCACTGCCGCCGCTTATGAAATCCGTCGGTTCTACGCCATGATGTATCTCGTCGAACCGGCCAAACGCTGGGGCGAATTCAAAGGCTGGCTCAACATTGGCTTGACCTTCTTTTTGATCGTTTGCGCCGCGATCGTGTTGGTCGCCGCGACCCGTCGCTGGTTGGACGCCTATGACACCCACGCCCGCGCCCGTCGCGCCAAGGCCTAA
- a CDS encoding PQQ-dependent sugar dehydrogenase, producing the protein MVPSFVMTAQWLKDEGATPPDWSRIDSSATIAGLGRLQAAWDQAAWWLALEDDADQQTRAVWSLTLRAKESGPSLRLTIGPDGSLSTFLRPSAEAAETAETFPTTVTVQTTLNRRVIRLPWTHLARLGPRPVAGSLWEIETGPASSPAVRVGSIRFEIDPAALADRPRFQPPPRLLGTPEPPLPYISEPAYPNLKLIFPIAVTRQPAGGLILATTEEGPYGPTALVRFRDDPDVAEFETLLPRSLGETVYGIAFHPNWAVNGFVYLGGNLPRPEQNTNVTRVVRYRLDPTPPYAFHPDSALEIIAWPSNGHNGGDLAFGPDGFLYVTSGDGTSDSDTNLRGQDLTHLTAKVLRIDVDRPGPDGQPYSIPPDNPFVHRPGVRPETWAYGLRNPWRLSFDPKTGHLWVGNNGQDLYEQIYFVRKGENYGWSLVEGSHRFYPERTQGPDPITGPTLEHPHSEARSLTGGLVYYGDAFPDLRGFYIYGDYSTGRIWAAKHDGTRVVEHRELADTPLQITGFGLDSRGELLIADHLTGLQRLVPNPHRGRNSEFPTRLSETGLFESLPDHRLNPHLIEYTVNSPLWSDNAEKRRAFGIPDGQRIVHTSRNGWNLPDGSITVKSFALQIAEDGDSTEARRQWIETRVMVKTQNEWSAYTYAWNDAQTEAFLVDKAGTERVYRVVDAETGRVFNQTWHYPSRVECMVCHSRAANFVLGLCDLQFNRPIVDSNGVVGTENQMARLERWGLFEGINSHDELHKAIQAETRSLGLEGAAATARLDALLASAHPGDGRGFLLRPHHRTKLVDPYDSTADLETRARSYLHTNCAVCHVEAGGGNARMQLDFPTPTAQARILDEVPSHHTFNLPDARLIAPGHPERSVLLHRVASRGENSGAMPPLASSLVDRRAVELLRTWIVSMERPAAGE; encoded by the coding sequence GTGGTCCCCTCTTTCGTTATGACGGCTCAGTGGCTCAAGGATGAAGGTGCGACCCCGCCGGACTGGTCTCGGATCGATTCCAGCGCGACGATCGCGGGGTTGGGACGCCTCCAAGCCGCCTGGGACCAAGCCGCTTGGTGGTTGGCGTTGGAAGATGACGCGGATCAACAAACCCGAGCGGTCTGGTCGCTCACCCTTCGCGCTAAGGAGTCCGGTCCATCGTTGCGTCTGACAATCGGTCCTGACGGCTCCCTCTCCACCTTCCTCCGTCCCTCTGCCGAAGCGGCTGAGACGGCCGAGACATTCCCCACAACGGTGACGGTCCAAACCACGCTCAACCGCCGGGTGATTCGTTTGCCCTGGACCCATCTGGCCCGTCTGGGACCACGACCCGTTGCAGGAAGCCTTTGGGAGATCGAAACGGGCCCAGCCTCCTCTCCCGCAGTGCGGGTTGGTTCGATCCGTTTCGAAATCGACCCTGCCGCCTTGGCCGATCGGCCCCGATTCCAACCCCCGCCCCGGTTGCTCGGCACCCCCGAGCCTCCCCTGCCCTACATCTCCGAGCCCGCTTACCCCAACCTCAAACTGATCTTTCCCATCGCCGTGACCCGCCAACCCGCTGGCGGCCTGATCCTAGCCACCACTGAGGAAGGCCCTTATGGTCCCACCGCGTTGGTCAGGTTCCGAGACGATCCCGACGTGGCCGAGTTCGAGACCCTTCTGCCCCGCTCGCTGGGCGAGACGGTTTACGGTATCGCCTTCCATCCCAATTGGGCTGTCAACGGCTTCGTCTACCTGGGCGGCAACCTGCCCCGCCCCGAACAAAACACAAATGTCACTCGGGTGGTCCGCTACCGTCTCGACCCCACCCCACCCTACGCCTTCCACCCCGACTCGGCCCTCGAAATCATCGCCTGGCCCTCCAACGGTCACAACGGAGGCGACCTCGCCTTCGGACCCGACGGCTTCCTCTACGTCACCTCCGGCGATGGCACCAGCGACTCCGACACAAACCTCCGCGGTCAGGATTTGACCCACCTTACCGCCAAAGTGTTGCGCATCGACGTCGATCGCCCTGGTCCCGACGGCCAACCCTACTCGATTCCTCCCGACAACCCCTTCGTCCATCGTCCCGGAGTTCGGCCTGAAACCTGGGCCTACGGCTTGCGCAACCCCTGGCGCCTCAGCTTCGACCCCAAGACTGGGCACCTCTGGGTCGGCAACAACGGCCAGGACCTCTACGAGCAAATCTATTTCGTCCGCAAGGGGGAAAACTACGGTTGGAGTCTGGTCGAAGGCTCGCATCGGTTCTACCCCGAACGAACCCAAGGGCCTGACCCAATCACCGGCCCCACGCTGGAACATCCCCATTCCGAAGCCCGCTCGCTCACCGGCGGATTGGTTTACTACGGTGACGCGTTCCCTGACCTGCGGGGCTTTTACATCTACGGCGACTATTCGACCGGGCGCATTTGGGCCGCCAAGCACGACGGCACCCGGGTCGTCGAACACCGCGAACTCGCCGATACCCCTCTGCAAATCACTGGCTTTGGCCTGGACTCGCGGGGTGAACTGCTGATCGCCGATCATCTCACCGGCCTTCAACGGCTCGTCCCCAACCCGCATCGTGGACGCAACTCCGAGTTTCCCACCCGTCTGAGTGAAACAGGTCTCTTCGAATCGCTACCCGACCACCGCCTCAACCCTCACTTGATCGAATACACCGTCAACTCTCCGCTTTGGTCTGACAATGCGGAAAAACGACGCGCCTTCGGCATCCCCGACGGCCAACGCATCGTCCACACCTCCCGAAACGGCTGGAACCTGCCCGACGGCTCCATCACCGTCAAATCATTCGCGCTTCAGATCGCCGAGGACGGCGATTCTACCGAGGCGCGGCGGCAATGGATCGAGACCCGGGTGATGGTCAAGACCCAAAACGAGTGGTCGGCCTACACCTATGCCTGGAACGATGCGCAGACCGAAGCCTTCCTGGTAGACAAAGCCGGGACCGAGCGGGTCTACCGAGTCGTCGACGCTGAAACCGGACGGGTGTTCAACCAAACCTGGCACTATCCCAGTCGGGTCGAATGCATGGTCTGCCACAGCCGTGCAGCCAACTTCGTGCTAGGACTCTGCGACCTCCAATTCAACAGGCCGATCGTGGACTCCAACGGCGTGGTCGGGACCGAAAACCAGATGGCCCGCTTGGAGCGATGGGGGTTGTTTGAAGGAATCAACTCCCACGACGAGCTTCACAAGGCGATTCAAGCCGAAACCCGTTCGCTGGGTCTGGAAGGCGCAGCGGCCACCGCGCGACTCGACGCTCTGCTCGCCTCGGCTCATCCAGGGGATGGACGCGGTTTCCTGTTGCGTCCCCACCATCGAACCAAACTGGTTGATCCCTACGATTCGACCGCCGATCTCGAAACCCGCGCTCGTTCTTATCTACACACCAATTGCGCGGTTTGCCACGTCGAAGCCGGCGGCGGCAACGCCCGAATGCAACTCGATTTTCCAACCCCCACCGCCCAGGCTCGCATCCTTGATGAAGTTCCTTCCCATCATACCTTCAATCTGCCCGACGCCCGCCTGATCGCGCCGGGACACCCCGAGCGCTCCGTGTTGTTGCACCGGGTGGCCTCGCGGGGCGAGAACTCCGGCGCGATGCCACCCTTGGCCTCCTCGCTGGTGGATCGTCGCGCTGTGGAACTGCTGCGGACCTGGATCGTCTCGATGGAACGACCGGCGGCAGGTGAGTGA